Below is a window of Rhipicephalus sanguineus isolate Rsan-2018 chromosome 9, BIME_Rsan_1.4, whole genome shotgun sequence DNA.
tccgtgcccttcgcacgagctcattgttgtgtttcggtttcggttctgtattgcactgtacgaatgccatgggttggtgttgcaaaactttagttttgagaaggccaagaaggtgaaaaaaaaatatttaaaaaatgaaaaagcagcgttgtgggcggccttcaggctgccggttgtgggcgccgctctggcgttcctgttttacccaggcgacgtgtaaataaaagagtatgtggagagtactcgttgagtgcggacgtttctctgcttcagcgcttcgcgccaaaccgcgttttcgggctggctggcgtccccggcggtcgcgttggtcaccgccggtcttcgcctgctgctgcgccgggactaccagcacgcaacacagcactcatgtttcccgacgtattgccagatggcgtccatatctcacacagcgcctcttctatcgtctttacacgacatttgcagcgaagcacgcagatacgcggccaattttttttttctttaaccctTCCAGCCatgaaatttttatttttgtccGATACCTTTTTAGTACGTATTTTCCTAATAGTTACGGTCTCAGAAAACTAAAAACAAAAAATTGAGCCATTGGTGTAAGCATTTAtagatttacagacatgacgtgaaattaggtcatcagggctcagtggtcatgaaatgaaaaaaaaatggcttctttactcctgctactcactagagtacacaaaatttGAACCAACGTCGTATTTGGGAGCGTGGAAGTCCTTGAAACAACTTCAGGActtcgtcccgaaaacggcgcctACCCGCCACAGCTTGCCCACCTCGGCGTCACCCGTGACTGCGGTCAAGTTTGTTgttctttgcggctcccaacaTCGCAAAAATGCCACAATGGTGGTGTCGATTGCAGTGAGGATGGTTGAAATACTCCCCCAAGATATAGCAGCTTTGGTTTAGTTTCTGAGGTGCTAGGAGAAATTTTGtgtggtgtcgtcaattgacgacgccagggcagAAAGGGTTAAATTTCCTTCTGGTTTGCGTACTGTGTAATGAGCAGCGTAATCATTTTTATAATTAACATTTCATAGGTTTCACTCCTGGCTGTCAGACATGCAAGTCCGGGGTGAAGGCCTCGTGAGGAGACATACGCGTCTCCTTTTGCCCTACCTCGTGGACATATTTCACATTGTATATGTATGTCTCAAATAAACAAATTGATTGAAGTTGATTGATTATCGCCGTCTACAACGTACTCAGTTATTGCCTCCGAGTGAAAACTTCATTTCTGAGTGTATGTCAAATATTTCCTCGACTAGACCCAGGCGATCAGCGAGACAATTTCATTTTTTCGTGCAAGACTATTtctcttgtttttattttcgCACCCACTTGAACGTCTTTAAATCTTTCGGAACAAGCCAAGGCGAGTGTTTCGGCTACGTACCCGTGTTCTACCACAGACCACAGCTTCGAaataaacactatatgaatgtcttgcagtgggaggagtctccttaacgcacgtaatattgcgtggcagaagcgtagaatcgcttcgggcatcaaaacatgcgaattgcttTCAAGGCggaatgttgggctagttggtaacgtgaataataggacatctTTACTAGCGAAAaggacgtggacgagaagaaggaatacaggacaacgctagcgttgtcctgtaCTCCTTTTTCTCGTCCACGTCCTtctcgctagtaaacatgtcctactAAGTGAATTGCGCAGCGATTGGGTGAAGGTCCGctcattacaaagcgttcagacatatttaatcatcatcagctgcaaaagcaacaaagtgagcagctgcgtaggttcgcgcgttgccttacggacgcgtagtggggcccttcgctgattcgaaaAAGGAAGGAATATGACGTGAGGAAGAGGACGAATTATGGATGAACTgctcaactgtacttgcagtaggcattctaggatagtttgaaacggccaaagttacgcgcacagacgttcgttccctagcggcacggttgaggcatgcatcgaGAACCGCGAAGCCAGGCTAggagttgagaaggcgatgcgcgcgaGGTCCGATTACGAGCGATCGCGTTCTACtattcaaggcgaagctcaagcgtcctccaagttctgaGCTGTTCATCCAAGGTGGGCGGCATCCTGGACTTGGGTGACCGCCCACCTTGTACGACTATGCCGTCGGCTCTCTCCCCCTCGCACTGAAAAGCTGCAAGACATGCTCGGTGCTAATTCAACGCCTATTATGACCGTCATTCCCATCGCTCGAGAACAGCCGCTCGAAACAAATGAAGATTGGTCATACAATTAAGTTATAGTATTAACTACACATAGAAGAACCGagcgttgggccagttggtaatccATGGTGAAGTGCATTTTGCGCAAAAaacagggacaagaaaggacgAAAGAACACGAAACAAGCGCAGGCTATCAACTAGAAATTTTATTGTCCGAAACACGCATTTGTATTGTGCAAAGACACGTGGTTAAGATTAAAGGTTGGCGGTTAGCTAATCAATTTCAAGTTTGTGAAAGCTCACTGACAGCTTTGCCACACACACCTCACCTGACTTATGAATGAAGGAGGCCTCAGCAATCTCTCGCGCGGTCTTTTCTTTGAGCCTTGACAACACTTCGGTTTCATTTAGTAAATGGTGACACAGTATTTATAATGTACGCAGAGATTAGAAGATGGCAGCCCCTTCAACGAGGTTATGTGGTCCATTAATCGGTTATTGAAACAACGTCCGGTTCGAGCAATGTTACACCTATTACACCTCCCACATGACAGGCGAATACGATAGACTGTCCCCTTTCCACACTCGACTAACCCGTGCCTGTGCTTCACGTCACACTTAGTGCGTTTTTTTCGTGTCACTCTCAATTTTCCTTTCAGCTGCTGCTCAGATGAGCTTGCCGTCGGTGAGCTTGCATAAACTTGAAATTGATTATCTAACCCCAGCATTTAATCTTAGCCACGTGTCTTTGCACTATATAGTATGTGTGCTTTCGACAATAAAATTTCAAGCTGATATTATGCGCTTGTTTCgtgtctttttcttcctttcttgtccCTGGTTTCTTGCGCAAAATGCACTTCGCAATTGACTATACAGCTGTCAGCCGCCAAACCGAGCTTAATTCTTCCACTCCTCGGGCTGGGTAACGCTGGCTATCAGTTGTTACAAAAAATGCATTTAAGTAatgcatgtgttctgggagcatAGCGTGCAGACGTGAACAATATAAAATGGAACAGTGAAATCACCTTTTAAACGTCATAGTGGCTAAACTGCTAGCGCGGAAGTCTTCACAACAcgaaatgctcaagcggaaaggcgTCTCTCGCAATTGAGTGCGTCGCATTCATATCGGTACATTACAAGCAATCCTTACTTAAAGACGagttcggtgttccagctcatattgcccACGACTGTATACGTCTTTTGTCTTCTTCAACAGCATCAACACGGTCAGCGTTAGCGTCGTTCAGTGCGCAGCTCAGTCGAACAAAGAGCGCTCAGGTAACAGGTGTCCGCCTTATACTACTGCGCTTGTGCATCACTTCATGAAATTCTTTGCACATTACGGCGGCTCATTTTAGGGAGTTTGCCGCAGATTTCTCTGCCTCCAAGGCAGGTTGTGTTCTCTGGGCAAAGTTACTGATTTAACCTCAAGGAGGACAATCCAAGAGTGTTGCATTTCTGAACTAGTGAAACCATAGAACATAGCATGTATCCTGGGGTTTAgcagccccctcctccccattccATGCGTTACAAAACGAACTTCGCAACAAGATCAAAAGATGCTCCGCGAGTTCTGTAAAGAAAGAAGTACGCGTTCGAGTGGTTTGAAAACAATTAGCTTGGATGACTCATTGAAGAGTTCAAGACAAAATTTCTGCATAGCTGGTGAGAAATTTTCGTTCGACGTCGCGAAAATTGTCCTCGTTCGCTcgcgtcgtcgtcgacgtcgcCGTGCAGTTCTGACACCGCGAGCGCCACTCGACGGCTCAGGAGAGCGTACAGAGCTGTTGCGTCGACGCGCACGAGAAGGCCTTGTCGAACGACCCGAGTAACTGCAGGGGAGCCCGACAGCTCGCAGGTCCTCCATTCTGCACGGCGCAGTCCTGGAGGAAATACGCCACGCAGGCTTTGAGTACGAGACTcagagaatgagaaagaaagagatagatagatagatagatagatagatagatagatagatagatagatagatagatagatagatagatagatagatagatagatagatagatagatagatagatagatagatagatagatagatagatagttgacagacagacagacagacagacagacagacagacagatagatagatagatagatagatagatagatagatagatagatagatagatagatagatagatagatagatagatagatagatagatagatagatagacagacagacagacagacagacagacagacagacagacagacagatagatagatagatagatagatagatagatagatagatagatagatagatagatagatagatagatagatagatagatagatagatagatagatagatagatagatagatagatagatgagacaGTGTGCAGACTGGTCGACTTTTTATACCAGCGTTCGTCCGTTCGTCCAGCACCACCTACTCCACCTCTCCGAGAATCCGTTGGTGGCTTAGGGGGCCCTTTAATGAAACACTGTGGGCGCATTCTTTGGGAAACCAAGCCAAACATAACTTTCGATCGTGATAACTACGTCTACAAGGGCTAACCTGAGCCAATTTTTTTTCGGTATGTAACGTAATTCGCATTTTCCGGGTTCGTTATAAGCGGGCTCGACTATAGGTGGCATTGTGGCAGAACATCACATACAGCGGGACcgtgaacacacaggacacagaaCTATCAGTTGTTCAGATGACAGTCAGCGCTGTCTCCTGTGTTCACCGTCCCGTTTTTTttcgctgttctgccacaatgttcatgaactaACTAGCCCACATAGGAACCCTTGTATTGGTGGCAAGTGCACGTGGCCTTACCGTGAGGCAGCCCACCGTGTAGACCATCCTGAGCGGGTTGAGAGAGGGGAGTCGGGGTAGCCGCGGGTCTGCACTCGCGTTCGTCGCGTCGAACACCACTCTGACGCACTCGTACGCCAGGAGGTTTTCGAACACACCGTCGGTCGGCGAGCCATGCGGCGAACGGCACTCTGCAGGCACAGTGCTGGCGTTGGTGacaccggctttgaggtacctgCACGCCCAAATCACACGTACGCACTCTAAAAAGTGTTTGCACCATATTGGGTCTTcatgacacgaaagtgttttatgccggggtccaccaagatttcaataACGTCGTtaccgtcacggaagtgacgtcggtaaaatgcacgcgaacagatgacaaaaaaaaggaacggaAATTGAAGCGTCGTTGATATGGAtcacctgggagtcgaacccacatcTTGGTACGCAACGATACGTGCCGGGCTCTCTACCTACTGCGCTACCGACAATAATGCACGTggtttcacaaacgcgccttaaaTCTCTCACGACTTCTCACTCTCATAGATTGGCGGGGGCGGGGTCGCCGCCTAGGAGAGGTGAAGTATCGGTATAACGCTGTCGTATTACATCAAtttctatgatggagggatcaacaatgttttgtttttttgtttgtttcacaaCAGCGATCGCCATATGGCTTGCTTTCGCTTCCTTCTTTGAAAATTCGGCGCTCGACGCTTTCCTCTCTTAATCAAGTCCCTTATagagtgctagatatagccaggaagcTAGACCTTTTTTGTCTAGTTTCCTCGCTATATCTAGCATTTCAtccgggacctgattaagagcgtATCAAGAATGAAATGTCACGCTGACAGCGCGCACACCGTTGGTGACCTGGAAgtaccgggcgcgcggcgatatcGCAAGGATAGCCCCGAACGAAAGATGGATTACGATTATTGCAGTGTGATAGAAGAGACGCCCGAAAATACGCACTATTCAGTGCATTATTAAAGACAATGCTAACGCATTCCTTTCGCACTTACCGCTAAAGTGACAGTGAGAGTTTATATTGAACCTCCACAATCTGAAGAAACAAGAGCAAAGTATAGAGACACATCGCAATCGCAGCGCGAGGGTTCGTTCTAATAACTTTTGTAAGAAACAGCAGTACagacaaagccccccccccccctcccacacacacacagttttTATTTTCCGGAAAACGCCTTCCTGATCTCCAACTCCTTATCCTAACGTATCGATATCAGTTGACGACGGTAAATGTTACAGGTCGTGTAAACGGGGATACAAGCAAGAagcatgcgcgcacacacacacacacaacacacatcaggcccgtagccaggaatttttttcggggggggggcacttgctgaaaaccttgactatttgaggaaaacacattTTCATTATTCAGTTtcggtaaaaacacgtacttcaccaaaatttggggggagggggggtggctaggggccccccctggctacgggcctgacataCATACATAACGTATTTTTTTGCGTATTACCCGCTCCTGAATAtaatgccacgtgcgtttcttattatcactttttctctattcggttttcgcccacaaagaccgtcagcaacgctcggcgcgaaccgcgcctcattgttcgaggagcttcgcgattattgtagatcgttttgttaacattgcgcgcaagacgcgaacactcgagcttattctagaacttgcgcgacaaccagcgataacgctggaatattcgacgacacGTGTATCAattccgacgcgcttcaccgcttgtcagtttttcggcggtcgacgctctattcgccgctatcagtgtacgctgTGCATcattgtattgctgtagtttgactttcagtttcccgaccacaaatttggccaaataaagagtttaatctcggaagcgctgactgctgcctttgtagacgtcacgaccacgtgacaataacgTGCACCCCAACTACATACCACGGAAAAATAATAGAGAAAAAATTTTCCGCGTATTGCCATGaaaccgccttccttgcattacggTGAACCAGTGCCTGAAGCCAACTTGCGCGTTCAAATTCGCGTATAACAGACAGCCCGACTTTTAGCGCCGAATGTTTTGTATATGTTGTGCGGGTTATACGAGAGAAAAtgcggcgcacgcacgcacgcacgcacgcgtacacacacacacacacacacacacacacacacacacacacacacacacacacacacacacacacacacacacacacacacacacacacacacgcgcgcgcgcacgattTCTAGTGTCCCCGTTTATACGCGCCTCAATATTACTCGATGACGTCACACCGACAAGACCGCACTACAGCACTATTGACCTGGTGACGAGGCGCCTAGCGATTAGGTGGCCGAGTCCTCCTAGATTGGCGGCCGCCGGTCCGTCCGACGCGTAGAAGGGCACCGCGAGAAGCGGCACGGGAACGAGCACCATGCCGTTGGCGGCCACTTCGACGTCGCCGTCGAGCGGATCGAAGTGCAAGTCGTGCGGGGAGACGCGCTTACGCCAGGCCTCCGCCGTCGAGAGCCAGTCCTCGAAGAACGATCCGCGAGGCGTCGGAAACGACGCGTAGAAGGCGTCCAGGAGCTTTACGCTGTCCACGTACGGCGGCATGCCGACGGCCACCAGCGGCGGAGACGTCGAGAACGCCGACAGCCACTGCTTTCTGCGAGTTACGAACAGAACTCCGAGGACGGCTCAGGCATTTTACCGCGCGGCATTGACCATGTATATGTATAATCGTCAcctacctcgcgtactttccgCTGTTCCGGCGCTTCACGGTCATAAACGGCgcgtgcgctatcagcgtgacatggcattcttgataggaaattggcgagagccgggttttcaagaaacgGAAACGCGAGGAAGCCAGATGATGGTCATTGTTTGGGGACAAATAGACGCCCTGTTTACGCTctgtctctctcctttttttttttttagagtgttcgATACCAAAGCCGGATCAGGTGAGCCGGATCAGGTTCCACAGGGGTGGTCGCCTCAATATGGTATAACGCACGCGGTTCTCTTCCCGATGGTTCGCAACGTTTCAGCGCCACGCTATATCTGATAATACACAAAATCTAAGTGgcgtcactatgatgtcacatgAGATGACAtcaccaaatgacgtcatcacgaaacTGTTGCGTTGTCAGAGGTGTGCCGGttccggaggcagtgtaaaaccaagtgagctgcaaaaagcttgcagtgcttccggaggcagtgcaaaaaccacggTAGGTAAAGAAAGCTTTTGGTATGTGGGAGCAAGGATCGATACATCAATTGAGAGGGGAAAAAAATCcagacagctccacttcgcgaacactgtcgaaacagcgaaaccgATGTCcctccttcatcaggctataaTCGTATACTtctatgttttaggggcgaagctccttatagcggcacccgttcgtcctcgtcgtagtagtgtgtaaccagtcttaaaaacggacccctacttcccctacgtaaccgttgtagccgcggtacaacaagttgtgatgatgacgtcgtagccgccatttttgttttgacgcgctccgccgctgcgctgttggttctcaaggaaatcgtcgccaacagacgacgatgaggaggacgacgacaacgaggacgatgatggcgacgacatcgcgcagcacgtgcggcaagcgtgcgaatgcgaggagacgacgcgaacagcgcggagtGCGTCACACTTCCGTGTGCTGacgatcgagcgctgcagccgctaggtgtgATAgtttgcacccggaggcttgtcgtttttgaaaccgaaactgacactggtcggtaatgaggagcctgtattaattatctgtcgcgcgctgcagcaaacgatgtgccgtgttacgactaacaggcccccagcaacacattgcagcaaaaaaacgcgaggccaacatttttgtgtcagtacccctttaaaaacgGAGgaggcgtgcacacatgaaggctccctaaagacaatgcgctgcgacagtacgtgatatgtatcgccctcttctctcctacgcttccccctctttctcctctcctacggaagattcacgatttaccgatgaacctccgcagcttcgcccactcatcatcattcactccgtggatatgctgtgattttttcaagtCTTCGcttcgttggcgcttagcttcggcctctcttgcgcgaacatcgcggttggctcggcgacgacacgcTCGTCTTCGCGTCATCTCTCGCTGACGcgcacgtcgggcggcttcttcatcgggagaacgagaaatgtttACCATTCTGAAAGCGCGAACTCCTTAACATTGACACTGACACGCTCTTTTATACTCCACAGAGCTTCATCCTCACCctatcttggcgcgtttctcgaatgTTCACCCTTCCTCCGAGCCTCGACGTCCTTCGCCCTCGCCTCTCGAAGCGTGCACGGCgtagccctccccttcctaccaaGCCGcactctcgccacacggcgaggtcacgtgatcgtcgCTACGCCGACACCGGAcacgaaagcctcgactaagaataGCTTCGCCGTTAAATGAAGATGGCTCACAGTTAATCATAAGTTTACCAACACACACGGTGCAAGTGCCACTCTCAGACATCTAAGCCTTGCATCAGGGTCGCTTTACTTTTCCGTTCGCTATCCATTGCCAGCCCTGCGGACGTGAAATCCCATTGGACGAAAGCGCTGAAACGACCACCCCTGCGAGCAGGGAATGAACACGCCAAGCGCGCAATTCATAAACACGAATGCCCATGGTCACAAAGTGCGGCGTCGGTGAAATGCGGGTCACTATACTATGGCCACGAAAGGTAGCTATCATTGAGGACTGATATGCCGCCTGGCAATCAGATGTTGTGCGGCAAGGTCACTTCTAGTTCACGCAGGGGCCATGTTCATCACATGACGCCCTACACAACATGGATGGCAAAGCATGGCATGAACATCCGGTGCCCTTTGATTGGCGGTATCTGCTTGCAGAATTCACAGCATTcgcacgcataggcgtgcgcacggaaaGGGGGGGGAGGAGTCATTGAAGCTCCCCCTCCCCCAACCCTCTTAcggttggtcgagtccgaaagcaaTTTAGCTTCGCaacggatgcaaaactgaaaatgagACGATGTCGTGTTTTTCACAACGGCCTGATTTTGATGCCCGGCTTCCCGGGGGTAACCGTGGGAAGTAGTAAACAGTTTTTTGGATGTGATATCAGGGGTCCTCGGCtggcattatcgtcaaaaacctgcgtggaaTCACGGGACAGGTCCGCCTGATTAAAGGTGTGGGGTGGACTCGGCGCCCCTTTTTATTGataagagggtgggggggggggtgtacccccctcccgcccccctgGTGCGCATGCTTACGAAACGCACAGGAAATAACGCACAACGAATCAGCGTTGTATCCTGCGTGTTTCACTGTCCCGTATTTTTTCGTTGTTATGCCATATAAGGTTCGCGAAGCAACTATaatagcccacctaagaacccaAGTGCCTCAGATGCCACGGGAGCGTACTCACTTCTTGCCTAGGCAACTGGCTATCGCGTTCGTCATGCCGGTGACATCGGCCCGTTCCTTGTCGGAAACGAGGTGAATTAGGGCAGCCAGGGCTGGTTCCATGACGTGGGCTACCATGCGCAGGCAGAAGAACGTGAACGCCTCTTCCTCCACCGATCTGACGGTTGGAAGAAGCAAGGCCCCTCTTGAGAGACATTATATAAATCTTGTAATGGGAAACACTTCAATCAATCATTCGATCAACCAATGCGTCGGCCAACCAGTCAATAACACGCTTGCCCAATCAATCAAGCTATCGTTTATTTCATTTTCAATAAGATCTGGGGAGATAACTGTGTTCAGGGTTCTGCATTAGGGGGAATCAAACTACGCCACAGTTATAAGACTTATATTTAACACAATTTCCGCGTTACACTCGCTTTCTCATTTAATGCAAGCCAATGACAGTTCCCTATTACAGGCATGAAGGCAGAAATCTCGAATAAAATTTCTTCCTTTCCCAACTTTCGAATAACGAACTAGATCTAGATCCATCCCCGTATTCACTAGCAGGCCAACCCGAAATTCCCAACAAAGCGCCCAAAACCCGTATTTTGCTCGCACTGACCTACTTAGGTTTTCTTATTTCCACAAGAACTATTAGTGCATGGAACTGCCTTATCAAAATAAGCGATCAGACTGCAAAGTAACGTTTTTCATCCTTTATTATTGTTTTCGTTCCCTGCTTGGACCATGAGTCCGCAGCATTGAATAAAATGAATAATGTAgtcaataagtaaataaataaataacagaacACGCGTCTTGGTTGCCATATTGTTTCTCTTGCGAAGCGTGGTTTCTACTCCTCTCTTTTCATCGGATGAGCTTATGAAATGTTTAAGGTGTTGTGTCGGTCTATTTTTCTTTCCTGTTCCCTCTGACGGATACAAATGACGCACCCCGGGGAACCTGTCAGGGATGGCTCCACGAGTTGGGCGGTCTGTTCGAGAACGTCCCAACTGGTCCACAGGAACAGATCTGGCGGGGCCATGTGCTTCCACACCGACTCCAGCGCGGCCTTGAGACGGCTCGGCTCCAGCACGCTAGAGTTCCTCGAGTACGGCGTCTTCGCCTCGATCGCGTCCCCGAAAGCGCTGGCGCTGACGCCGGGAAAAGCCAGGTCTTCAACCTGCGGCCCCAAGGAGCGAAGAACTTCTCTCAATACCTCTCACCGTTCTCATTTCCCTCTCCCCGCAATAGCGACATTCGGTCCTAGCTTTTCTGGATAAATGAAGTTATCTATCCATTCAGTGTTAAGCGCAGAACTTATATGGCGAGACGGGACAGAAaggaacacgcacgcacgcacgtacacgctcacacacacacactcacacacacacacacacacacacagcgctcgtgtgttcCGTTCCGTCACAGAGTTCGGC
It encodes the following:
- the LOC125759824 gene encoding uncharacterized protein LOC125759824 — translated: MVSAVADASSAFQGSDTETTPVVVKKVEDLAFPGVSASAFGDAIEAKTPYSRNSSVLEPSRLKAALESVWKHMAPPDLFLWTSWDVLEQTAQLVEPSLTGSPGCVICIRQREQERKIDRHNTLNIS